The Dermochelys coriacea isolate rDerCor1 chromosome 7, rDerCor1.pri.v4, whole genome shotgun sequence genome window below encodes:
- the MEN1 gene encoding menin isoform X1 yields MLPWVPAMGLKPWQKALFPLCSVENVVRLFEAELQQDQPDLVLLSLVLGFVEHFLAVNRVIPTNVPGISFEPRLGPEPDSLTYFPVAELSIVAALYARFTAQIRGAVDLSLYPRPEGFSSRELVKKVSDVIWNSLSRSYFKDRAHIQSLFSFITGTKLDSSGVAFAVVGACQVLGLLDVHLALSEDHAWVVFGQDGEQTAEVTWHGKGNEDRRGQTVNAGVAERSWLYLKGSYLRCDRHMEVAFMVCAINPSIDLHTDSLELLQLQQRLLWVLYDMGHLERYPMALGNLADLEELEPTPGRPDPLSTYHKGISSARKYYNNEHIYPYMYLAGYHCRNKNVKEALEAWADTATVIQDYNYCREDEEIYKEFFDVANDVVPNLLKEVANLAEPLEEKGAVERGEGSPAQAGGSALQDPECFAHLLRFYDGICKWEEGSPTPVLHVGWATFLVQSLGRFDGQVRQKVTIVARETETNEDDEQGSEDPREGRRRGPRRESKPEEPPLPKKAAERRRPSSGQRPDKPSVVEKEEGGAPVPGVPPAPLPEGPVLTFQSEKMKGMKELLVAAKINSSAIKLQLTAQSQVQMKKQKVSAPRDYTLAFLKRPRKSL; encoded by the exons ATG ctgccctgggtgcccgccatggggctgaagccatgGCAGAAGGCCCTGTTCCCGCTGTGCTCGGTAGAGAACGTGGTGCGGCTGTTCGAGGCTGAGCTGCAGCAGGACCAGCCCGATCTGGTGCTGCTTTCGCTGGTGCTGGGTTTTGTGGAGCATTTCCTGGCCGTGAACCGAGTCATACCCACCAATGTGCCGGGCATCAGCTTCGAGCCACGCCTGGGCCCCGAGCCCGACAGCCTCACCTACTTCCCTGTGGCCGAGCTGTCCATCGTGGCTGCGCTGTACGCCCGCTTCACCGCCCAGATTCGTGGCGCTGTCGACCTgtccctctaccccaggcctgaGGGCTTCTCCTCCCGCGAGCTGGTCAAGAAGGTGTCAGACGTCATCTGGAACAGCCTCAGCCGGTCCTACTTCAAAGACCGGGCCCACATCCAGTCCCTCTTCAGCTTCATCACAG GCACTAAGCTGGACAGCTCAGGGGTGGCTTTTGCTGTGGTGGGGGCCTGCCAGGTGCTAGGGCTGCTGGACGTGCACCTGGCGCTCTCGGAGGACCATGCCTGGGTGGTATTTGGCCAGGATGGTGAGCAGACGGCCGAGGTGACCTGGCACGGCAAAGGCAATGAGGACCGGCGTGGGCAGACCGTGAATGCCGGTGTGGCTGAGCGG AGCTGGCTGTACCTGAAGGGCTCATACCTGCGCTGTGACCGGCACATGGAGGTGGCCTTCATGGTGTGTGCCATCAACCCCTCCATCGACCTGCACACTGACAGCCTGGAgttgctgcagctgcagcag CGGCTCCTGTGGGTTCTCTACGACATGGGGCACCTGGAGAG GTACCCGATGGCACTGGGCAACCTGGCCGACCTGGAGGAGCTGGAGCCGACACCAGGCAGACCAGATCCCCTCTCCACCTACCATAAG gGCATCAGCTCAGCCAGGAAGTACTACAACAACGAGCACATCTACCCCTACATGTACCTGGCTGGCTACCACTGTCGCAACAAGAATGTCAAGGAGGCACTGGAGGCCTGGGCTGATACAGCCACCGTCATCCAGGA CTATAACTACTGCCGGGAGGACGAGGAGATCTATAAGGAATTCTTCGATGTGGCCAACGATGTGGTTCCCAACCTGCTCAAGGAGGTGGCCAACCTGGCAGAGCCACTGGAGGAGAAAGGTGCTGTGGAGAGAGGAGAG GGGTCCCCGGCGCAGGCTGGGGGCTCAGCCCTGCAGGACCCTGAGTGCTTCGCCCACCTGCTGCGCTTCTATGATGGCATCTGCAAGTGGGAGGAGGGCAGCCCCACGCCTGTGCTGCACGTGGGCTGGGCCACTTTCCTGGTGCAGTCGCTGGGGCGCTTTGATGGGCAG gtgcGCCAGAAGGTGACAATTGTGGCGCGGGAGACGGAGACCAATGAGGACGATGAGCAAGGCAGTGAGGATCCCCGTGAGGGGCGCCGGCGTGGACCCCGCCGTGAGTCAAAGCCGGAGGAGCCACCCCTGCCCAAGAAGGCTGCCGAGCGCCGGCGCCCCAGCTCAGGCCAGCGGCCAGACAAGCCCTCTgtggtggagaaggaggaggggggggccCCTGTCCCGGGggtcccccctgctcccctacCCGAGGGGCCTGTCCTCACCTTCCAGAGCGAGAAGATGAAGGGCATGAAGGAGCTGCTGGTGGCTGCCAAGATCAACTCGAGTGCCATCAAGCTGCAGCTCACAGCCCAGTCCCAGGTGCAGATGAAGAAGCAGAAGGTGTCAGCCCCGAGAGACTATACCCTGGCCTTCCTCAAGCGCCCACGCAAGTCCCTGTGA
- the MEN1 gene encoding menin isoform X2 yields MGLKPWQKALFPLCSVENVVRLFEAELQQDQPDLVLLSLVLGFVEHFLAVNRVIPTNVPGISFEPRLGPEPDSLTYFPVAELSIVAALYARFTAQIRGAVDLSLYPRPEGFSSRELVKKVSDVIWNSLSRSYFKDRAHIQSLFSFITGTKLDSSGVAFAVVGACQVLGLLDVHLALSEDHAWVVFGQDGEQTAEVTWHGKGNEDRRGQTVNAGVAERSWLYLKGSYLRCDRHMEVAFMVCAINPSIDLHTDSLELLQLQQRLLWVLYDMGHLERYPMALGNLADLEELEPTPGRPDPLSTYHKGISSARKYYNNEHIYPYMYLAGYHCRNKNVKEALEAWADTATVIQDYNYCREDEEIYKEFFDVANDVVPNLLKEVANLAEPLEEKGAVERGEGSPAQAGGSALQDPECFAHLLRFYDGICKWEEGSPTPVLHVGWATFLVQSLGRFDGQVRQKVTIVARETETNEDDEQGSEDPREGRRRGPRRESKPEEPPLPKKAAERRRPSSGQRPDKPSVVEKEEGGAPVPGVPPAPLPEGPVLTFQSEKMKGMKELLVAAKINSSAIKLQLTAQSQVQMKKQKVSAPRDYTLAFLKRPRKSL; encoded by the exons atggggctgaagccatgGCAGAAGGCCCTGTTCCCGCTGTGCTCGGTAGAGAACGTGGTGCGGCTGTTCGAGGCTGAGCTGCAGCAGGACCAGCCCGATCTGGTGCTGCTTTCGCTGGTGCTGGGTTTTGTGGAGCATTTCCTGGCCGTGAACCGAGTCATACCCACCAATGTGCCGGGCATCAGCTTCGAGCCACGCCTGGGCCCCGAGCCCGACAGCCTCACCTACTTCCCTGTGGCCGAGCTGTCCATCGTGGCTGCGCTGTACGCCCGCTTCACCGCCCAGATTCGTGGCGCTGTCGACCTgtccctctaccccaggcctgaGGGCTTCTCCTCCCGCGAGCTGGTCAAGAAGGTGTCAGACGTCATCTGGAACAGCCTCAGCCGGTCCTACTTCAAAGACCGGGCCCACATCCAGTCCCTCTTCAGCTTCATCACAG GCACTAAGCTGGACAGCTCAGGGGTGGCTTTTGCTGTGGTGGGGGCCTGCCAGGTGCTAGGGCTGCTGGACGTGCACCTGGCGCTCTCGGAGGACCATGCCTGGGTGGTATTTGGCCAGGATGGTGAGCAGACGGCCGAGGTGACCTGGCACGGCAAAGGCAATGAGGACCGGCGTGGGCAGACCGTGAATGCCGGTGTGGCTGAGCGG AGCTGGCTGTACCTGAAGGGCTCATACCTGCGCTGTGACCGGCACATGGAGGTGGCCTTCATGGTGTGTGCCATCAACCCCTCCATCGACCTGCACACTGACAGCCTGGAgttgctgcagctgcagcag CGGCTCCTGTGGGTTCTCTACGACATGGGGCACCTGGAGAG GTACCCGATGGCACTGGGCAACCTGGCCGACCTGGAGGAGCTGGAGCCGACACCAGGCAGACCAGATCCCCTCTCCACCTACCATAAG gGCATCAGCTCAGCCAGGAAGTACTACAACAACGAGCACATCTACCCCTACATGTACCTGGCTGGCTACCACTGTCGCAACAAGAATGTCAAGGAGGCACTGGAGGCCTGGGCTGATACAGCCACCGTCATCCAGGA CTATAACTACTGCCGGGAGGACGAGGAGATCTATAAGGAATTCTTCGATGTGGCCAACGATGTGGTTCCCAACCTGCTCAAGGAGGTGGCCAACCTGGCAGAGCCACTGGAGGAGAAAGGTGCTGTGGAGAGAGGAGAG GGGTCCCCGGCGCAGGCTGGGGGCTCAGCCCTGCAGGACCCTGAGTGCTTCGCCCACCTGCTGCGCTTCTATGATGGCATCTGCAAGTGGGAGGAGGGCAGCCCCACGCCTGTGCTGCACGTGGGCTGGGCCACTTTCCTGGTGCAGTCGCTGGGGCGCTTTGATGGGCAG gtgcGCCAGAAGGTGACAATTGTGGCGCGGGAGACGGAGACCAATGAGGACGATGAGCAAGGCAGTGAGGATCCCCGTGAGGGGCGCCGGCGTGGACCCCGCCGTGAGTCAAAGCCGGAGGAGCCACCCCTGCCCAAGAAGGCTGCCGAGCGCCGGCGCCCCAGCTCAGGCCAGCGGCCAGACAAGCCCTCTgtggtggagaaggaggaggggggggccCCTGTCCCGGGggtcccccctgctcccctacCCGAGGGGCCTGTCCTCACCTTCCAGAGCGAGAAGATGAAGGGCATGAAGGAGCTGCTGGTGGCTGCCAAGATCAACTCGAGTGCCATCAAGCTGCAGCTCACAGCCCAGTCCCAGGTGCAGATGAAGAAGCAGAAGGTGTCAGCCCCGAGAGACTATACCCTGGCCTTCCTCAAGCGCCCACGCAAGTCCCTGTGA